A window from Littorina saxatilis isolate snail1 linkage group LG9, US_GU_Lsax_2.0, whole genome shotgun sequence encodes these proteins:
- the LOC138975311 gene encoding E3 ubiquitin-protein ligase TRIM71-like yields the protein MAMASPVSFSTPDKTASFTDCRNCGCLCLGATILSCGHVTCRKCLRHLLQNNKLCPECKTNFPAKTEEVVSGWTEGLSAEFVLHDLVYQRLQDLSQQSCHVCQTKDATMICQDCLQMYCDTCSASHGKMRVSGDHVLQPLPRPLCNAPPGAPATTGNTHKPQSPKPTVTEVGEDSTTQTESDRQWVERQVQLLKRATRDVKEISLAAQHVYTLALQLAQMSERNAEVLEIYTDRLSNTKVTTDVDGVASVSGLNIANVKATVKALDLQKRLRDIRKACRENDVLVRLRTHCSRLMQTTDNSPDPMTATPRRVLETTAVADQDTETPYIHDVLTTRDGRLFMADLDNMMIKVAASPLSGEHTLPVLKLEKKPVYLSLLSKGLAAVTAFEKNIYLVDVSGHVTVKSHFKTSRQYRGVTDGPDDDTLLVSRCKDSGGSAGVDVIQRDGSLVRTVIDGDTLTGLERVSKICVVDGHVLIPDCGQDCVYRVEVSSGRLVEILTHPDLKGPVHTLADDDGNVYILCVDGESIVVCSCEGEWRRLLHGPQHGGGENSVPGSMCLTKSGIVVMWLKKKDDTVGFDKVIEYTLLEEENITPLKREGSIYDV from the exons ATGGCAATGGCTTCACCGGTCTCATTCTCAACGCCAGACAAGACTGCAAGTTTCACTGACTGCCGTAACTGTGGGTGTCTGTGTCTTGGGGCAACCATCCTGTCCTGTGGTCATGTCACCTGCAGAAAATGCTTACGCCACTTGCTGCAAAACAACAAACTTTGCCCTGAATGTAAGACAAATTTTCCAGCGAAGACAGAGGAAGTAGTCAGCGGTTGGACAGAAGGATTAAGTGCAGAGTTCGTGCTACACGATCTGGTCTACCAACGTCTGCAGGATCTAAGTCAGCAGTCGTGTCACGTATGTCAGACCAAAGACGCTACCATGATCTGTCAGGACTGTTTACAGATGTACTGTGACACCTGTTCTGCTTCTCACGGGAAGATGAGAGTGTCCGGTGATCACGTGCTACAACCACTTCCCCGACCACTGTGCAATGCTCCCCCCGGGGCCCCCGCTACGACAGGCAACACACACAAGCCACAATCTCCGAAGCCGACAGTCACTGAAGTCGGTGAAGACAGCACCACACAGACCGAGTCTGACAGGCAGTGGGTTGAGCGCCAGGTGCAGCTGCTCAAAAGAGCAACCCGTGATGTGAAGGAGATCTCTCTAGCTGCACAACACGTCTATACACTGGCACTGCAACTAGCACAAATGTCCGAGAGAAACGCGGAGGTTCTTGAGATTTACACTGACAGACTGTCTAATACCAAGGTCACCACTGATGTCGATGGAGTAGCTAGTGTCAGTGGATTGAATATTGCTAACGTCAAAGCCACAGTGAAGGCTCTAGATCTCCAGAAACGCCTGCGTGACATCAGAAAGGCTTGTCGGGAAAATGACGTACTGGTCAGGCTGCGAACTCATTGTTCCCGTCTGATGCAAACAACAG ACAACTCGCCAGACCCTATGACCGCCACCCCACGACGTGTGCTTGAGACCACAGCTGTCGCTGACCAGGACACAGAGACACCATACATTCATGACGTGCTGACCACACGCGACGGACGGCTGTTTATGGCGGATCTTGACAACATGATGATCAAGGTTGCAGCCAGCCCGCTGTCTGGTGAACACACCCTGCCCGTCCTCAAGCTCGAGAAGAAACCAGTGTATTTGTCTCTTCTGTCCAAAGGACTGGCTGCTGTGACTGcctttgaaaaaaacatatatCTTGTGGATGTCTCCGGTCACGTGACCGTCAAATCCCATTTCAAGACTAGCAGACAATATCGCGGAGTGACTGATGGTCCTGATGACGACACGTTGCTTGTCAGCCGTTGCAAAGACAGTGGCGGTAGTGCTGGTGTTGACGTCATTCAACGTGACGGTTCCTTGGTCAGGACCGTCATTGACGGCGACACACTGACTGGTTTAGAAAGGGTATCTAAAATCTGTGTTGTTGATGGCCATGTTCTGATTCCGGATTGCGGCCAGGACTGTGTGTATAGGGTGGAGGTGAGCTCTGGTCGTCTGGTGGAAATACTGACACACCCTGACCTGAAGGGACCCGTCCATACTCTGGCGGATGATGACGGTAACgtgtacattttgtgtgttGACGGTGAGAGTATTGTGGTGTGTTCCTGTGAAGGAGAATGGAGGCGACTGCTGCACGGACCGCAGCACGGTGGTGGAGAAAACTCGGTCCCCGGTTCAATGTGTCTGACAAAGTCTGGCATTGTAGTGATGTGGCTTAAAAAGAAGGATGATACAGTTGGATTTGACAAAGTAATTGAGTACACGCTATTGGAGGAAGAAAATATTACTCCCCTCAAGCGCGAAGGTTCGATCTATGACGTTTAG
- the LOC138975312 gene encoding E3 ubiquitin-protein ligase TRIM71-like: MAMASPISFSTPGKTTSFTDCRNCGCLCLGATILPCGHVTCRKCLRHLQKNKLCPDCETSFPVKTEEAVSGWTEGLSAEFVLHDLVYQRLQDLSQQSCHVCQTKDATMICQDCLQMYCDACSVAHGKMRVSGDHVQQPLPRPLCNAPPGATATTGNTHKPQSPKPTVTEVGEDSTTQTESDRQWVERQVQLLKKTTRDVKEIAQAAQNVFTLALQVAQMAERRAEILDIYTDRLSNVKVTTDVDGVASVSGLNIANVKATVKALDLQKRLRDVRRGCREYDVMVKLRSESSRLMKTADNSPDLLTATPRRVFETTAVTDQDTEKPYIHDVLTLHDGRLLMADLHDKMLTALARMLSGEHILPALKLERPPVYLSILSDRLVAVTAFGKNIYLVDVSGQLAIKSLFQTKRQYRGVTDGPDDDTLLVSCHKDNGGPAGVDVIRRDGSLVRTVIDGDTLTGLERVSKICVVDGHVLIPDCGQDCVYRVEVTSGRLVEILTHPDLKGPVHTLADDDGNVYIVCVDGESVVVCSCEGEWRRLLHGPQHGSGENSVPGSMCLTKSGIVVTWLRRNEGTVVFDKVIEYTLLEEENITPLKRDGSIYDV, translated from the exons ATGGCAATGGCTTCACCGATCTCATTCTCAACGCCAGGCAAGACTACAAGTTTCACTGACTGCCGTAACTGTGGGTGTCTGTGTCTTGGGGCAACCATCCTGCCCTGTGGTCATGTGACCTGCAGAAAATGCTTACGCCActtgcagaaaaacaaactttGCCCTGACTGTGAGACAAGTTTTCCAGTGAAGACAGAGGAAGCAGTCAGCGGTTGGACAGAAGGATTAAGTGCAGAATTCGTGCTACACGATCTGGTCTACCAACGTCTGCAGGATCTAAGTCAGCAGTCGTGTCACGTATGTCAGACCAAAGACGCTACCATGATATGTCAGGACTGTTTACAGATGTACTGTGACGCCTGTTCTGTTGCTCACGGGAAGATGAGAGTGTCCGGTGATCACGTGCAACAACCACTTCCCCGACCACTGTGCAATGCTCCCCCCGGGGCCACCGCTACGACAGGCAACACACACAAGCCACAATCTCCGAAGCCGACAGTCACTGAAGTCGGTGAAGACAGCACCACACAGACCGAGTCTGACAGGCAGTGGGTTGAGCGCCAGGTGCAGCTGCTGAAAAAAACAACCCGTGATGTGAAGGAGATCGCTCAAGCTGCACAAAACGTCTTTACACTGGCACTGCAAGTAGCACAAATGGCCGAGAGAAGAGCGGAGATTCTTGACATTTACACTGACAGACTGTCTAATGTCAAGGTCACCACTGATGTCGATGGAGTAGCTAGTGTCAGTGGATTGAATATTGCTAACGTCAAAGCCACAGTGAAGGCTCTAGATCTCCAGAAACGCCTGCGTGACGTAAGAAGGGGCTGTCGGGAGTATGACGTCATGGTCAAGCTGCGAAGTGAGTCTTCACGTCTGATGAAAACAGCAG ACAACTCGCCAGACCTTTTGACCGCCACCCCACGACGTGTGTTTGAGACCACAGCTGTCACTGACCAGGACACAGAGAAACCATACATTCATGACGTGCTGACCTTACACGACGGACGGCTGTTAATGGCGGATCTTCATGACAAGATGCTCACGGCATTAGCCAGGATGCTGTCTGGTGAACACATCCTGCCCGCCCTCAAGTTGGAGAGGCCACCAGTGTATCTGTCTATTCTATCTGACAGACTGGTTGCTGTGACTGCCTTTGGAAAAAACATATATCTTGTGGATGTCTCCGGTCAATTGGCCATCAAGTCCCTCTTTCAGACCAAGAGACAATATCGCGGAGTGACTGATGGTCCTGATGACGACACGTTGCTTGTCAGCTGTCATAAAGACAATGGCGGTCCTGCTGGTGTTGATGTCATTCGACGTGACGGTTCCTTGGTCAGGACCGTCATTGACGGCGACACCCTGACTGGTTTAGAAAGGGTATCTAAAATCTGTGTTGTTGATGGCCATGTTCTGATTCCGGATTGCGGCCAGGACTGTGTGTATAGGGTGGAGGTGACCTCTGGTCGTCTGGTGGAAATACTGACACACCCTGACCTGAAGGGACCCGTCCATACTCTGGCGGATGATGACGGTAACgtgtacattgtgtgtgttGACGGTGAGAGTGTTGTGGTGTGTTCCTGTGAAGGAGAATGGAGGCGACTGCTGCACGGACCGCAGCACGGTAGTGGAGAAAACTCGGTCCCCGGTTCAATGTGTCTGACAAAGTCTGGCATTGTGGTGACGTGGCTTAGAAGGAACGAGGGCACAGTTGTATTTGACAAAGTAATTGAGTACACGCTATTGGAGGAAGAAAATATTACTCCACTCAAGCGCGATGGTTCGATCTATGACGTTTAG